The region AAAACGGCATTCGCACCGGGCGAACGGTAGGGGTGGCGTACATGCGGTAGGGGTGTGAACTAGGAGTAGGATGAATGGACAATCGGTTTTTGAACCGGGAAAATTAGCAAAGATGTTGAAGCAAAATTGAAGTTACTCAGCACATTTTTGCGCCTTTGTATAACCCCGGTTCGCCTTGCGTTTCCCTCAACCCTGGCCGCCCATCCTCCTCAAAACCGTACGGAAAGACCGCCTCCGGCACCGAACCGATTGTCGTAACTGGCCATGAGCGAAACGTTGCGCGCCAGGAAATACTCAAGCCCGGCCGACCAGGTCGTTTCGCCCTGGTAGCGCGCCGCGGGCGTGTCGGTGGTTTCGTTCGGATAGGTGACCCACCCAAAATCGGCCTGGTATTCGTAGGCGCCAAACAGCATCGTGCGGGGCAGAATCATCACTTCCCGACTCAGGCGAAGTTCCGGCCGCAACTGGTTGTCGATCCGCGCATCCAGGTCGAACATGTACGGCGTGAAGAAACGAATCCCCGCTACGGCTGTCGGAGCCAGTTCGCTGAGCTGATTTGTCCCCTCGTTTTCCAGGTTCACCCCCACAAAGACCCGGAAGTAGTCGTAGAGGTAGCGCTCGTAACTTATTTCCGCTTCTAGGTTCTGGTTCCAGCCGTATTCGACGCTGACGTTGAACTGGTTCCGGATGTTGGAAGCCACCAGCGCCACTTCCGTCATGTGCGAGGCGACATCGGCCGTTCCCCAGAAAAAATAGTGATTGGCTTCGTTGACCAGGTTCAGCAACGGATGGCCGACCAGACGTTGGTCCCGTGGCGTGTCGTAGCTGAAAATGCGTGCCATGCCGCTGTTCATGTGGTACAGGACGTGGCAGTGGAAAAACCAGTCGCCATACTCATTCCCCAGAAACTCGATGGTGATCTTCTGCATGGGCGGGACGTTCACCGTGTGTTTGAGCGGAGAGCGCGCCCCGTTGGCGTTCACCACCCGGAAAAAATGCCCGTGGAGGTGCATGGGGTGGTGCATCATGGTCAGGTTGTTGAGCGTGATGCGGGTCACTTCTCCTTGTTTGATTTTGAGCTGATCTGACTCGTTCAGGGGAACACCGTTGATGCTCCAGATGTAGCGCCACATGTTGCCCGTCAGGTTGAGGACCATCTCGTTCACCGGCGCATCCTCAGGAAAAGCCGTCGGTTCCGGCGACTTCAGGAAGTCGTAGGTGTAGGCCGCGTACATCCCCATGCCGGGCATATCCATGTCTGATCCATCCATGTCGGACGGTTCCATGTCAGAAGGTTGGGAAGTGGCGTGCCCGTTCATGCCGTGGTGGTGTCCGTGTTTGCTCGAATCGGCCATATGGTGCATGGGGTGGTTCATGGAGACATCGTCTTTCGTGGAGCTCATCTCCATGTCCGATGTGCCCATCTCCTTATCGGACATTTTCATGTTGTGCATCGCGTCCTTGTCGCCCTCCATTTTCATGCCCCAGTGTTGCATCATGGCTTCGGGTTCCACGTTGTTCGGCTGAAACTTCATGGCTGGCGCGCCCATGCGCATGTCCATCTGAGCCATCTGTTTCATCATGCCGATTTTATCCGGACGCGGCACCTCCGGGGCCGACAGCGTATCGCCTTGTCCGAGGTAGGCCGATGTATGACCGGAGCCATCCTGAGCGGTCGCGCGGATTTCCACTTGTCCGGTCGGGGGAAGGGTCACGATAAAATCGTAGGTCTCGGCAATGCCGATAAACGTCTTGTTGTGCACCACCGGCACCACGTCGTTGCCATCGGCCGACACCAGGAGGGGATCTTCTCCGCCGAACGTAATCCAGAACTGCGAGGACGCGGCCGCGTTGATGATCCGTACGCGTACTTTCTCGCCGGGCTTCAGCTCCGGGTACGA is a window of Catalinimonas alkaloidigena DNA encoding:
- a CDS encoding multicopper oxidase domain-containing protein; translated protein: MRPLYFFLLSAFFIFSFASQAQPDTTVYHLTIAPGTVNKTGKAVVGLQINGEIPGPTLRFTEGDYAVICVENQMEVETSVHWHGLLLPNYYDGVPYLTTPPIAPGTTFKYEFPIRIHGTYWYHSHTQLQEQRGVYGSIVIEPKAPTLTYDKDLVVVFSDWTNEKPEHVLKNLKRGNEWYNIRKGTSTPLNRVIGRGAFGAQLNFWRQRMESADIADVYYPAFLTNGQRTRSYPELKPGEKVRVRIINAAASSQFWITFGGEDPLLVSADGNDVVPVVHNKTFIGIAETYDFIVTLPPTGQVEIRATAQDGSGHTSAYLGQGDTLSAPEVPRPDKIGMMKQMAQMDMRMGAPAMKFQPNNVEPEAMMQHWGMKMEGDKDAMHNMKMSDKEMGTSDMEMSSTKDDVSMNHPMHHMADSSKHGHHHGMNGHATSQPSDMEPSDMDGSDMDMPGMGMYAAYTYDFLKSPEPTAFPEDAPVNEMVLNLTGNMWRYIWSINGVPLNESDQLKIKQGEVTRITLNNLTMMHHPMHLHGHFFRVVNANGARSPLKHTVNVPPMQKITIEFLGNEYGDWFFHCHVLYHMNSGMARIFSYDTPRDQRLVGHPLLNLVNEANHYFFWGTADVASHMTEVALVASNIRNQFNVSVEYGWNQNLEAEISYERYLYDYFRVFVGVNLENEGTNQLSELAPTAVAGIRFFTPYMFDLDARIDNQLRPELRLSREVMILPRTMLFGAYEYQADFGWVTYPNETTDTPAARYQGETTWSAGLEYFLARNVSLMASYDNRFGAGGGLSVRF